The Homo sapiens chromosome 6 genomic scaffold, GRCh38.p14 alternate locus group ALT_REF_LOCI_7 HSCHR6_MHC_SSTO_CTG1 genome includes a region encoding these proteins:
- the HLA-C gene encoding HLA class I histocompatibility antigen, C alpha chain precursor (The RefSeq protein has 33 substitutions compared to this genomic sequence) codes for MRVMAPRALLLLLSGGLALTETWACSHSMRYFDTAVSRPGRGEPRFISVGYVDDTQFVRFDSDAASPRGEPRAPWVEQEGPEYWDRETQKYKRQAQADRVSLRNLRGYYNQSEDGSHTLQRMSGCDLGPDGRLLRGYDQSAYDGKDYIALNEDLRSWTAADTAAQITQRKLEAARAAEQLRAYLEGTCVEWLRRYLENGKETLQRAEPPKTHVTHHPLSDHEATLRCWALGFYPAEITLTWQRDGEDQTQDTELVETRPAGDGTFQKWAAVVVPSGQEQRYTCHMQHEGLQEPLTLSWEPSSQPTIPIMGIVAGLAVLVVLAVLGAVVTAMMCRRKSSGGKGGSCSQAACSNSAQGSDESLITCKA; via the exons ATGCGGGTCATGGCGCCCCGAACCCTCATCCTGCTGCTCTCGGGAGCCCTGGCCCTGACCGAGACCTGGGCCT GCTCCCACTCCATGAGGTATTTCTACACCGCCGTGTCCCGGCCCGGCCGCGGAGAGCCCCGCTTCATCGCAGTGGGCTACGTGGACGACACGCAGTTCGTGCAGTTCGACAGCGACGCCGCGAGTCCAAGAGGGGAGCCGCGGGCGCCGTGGGTGGAGCAGGAGGGGCCGGAGTATTGGGACCGGGAGACACAGAAGTACAAGCGCCAGGCACAGACTGACCGAGTGAACCTGCGGAAACTGCGCGGCTACTACAACCAGAGCGAGGCCG GGTCTCACACCCTCCAGAGGATGTATGGCTGCGACCTGGGGCCCGACGGGCGCCTCCTCCGCGGGTATAACCAGTTCGCCTACGACGGCAAGGATTACATCGCCCTGAATGAGGACCTGCGCTCCTGGACCGCCGCGGACAAGGCGGCTCAGATCACCCAGCGCAAGTGGGAGGCGGCCCGTGAGGCGGAGCAGCGGAGAGCCTACCTGGAGGGCACGTGCGTGGAGTGGCTCCGCAGATACCTGGAGAACGGGAAGAAGACGCTGCAGCGCGCGG AACACCCAAAGACACACGTGACCCACCATCCCGTCTCTGACCATGAGGCCACCCTGAGGTGCTGGGCCCTGGGCTTCTACCCTGCGGAGATCACACTGACCTGGCAGCGGGATGGCGAGGACCAAACTCAGGACACCGAGCTTGTGGAGACCAGGCCAGCAGGAGATGGAACCTTCCAGAAGTGGGCAGCTGTGGTGGTGCCTTCTGGAGAAGAGCAGAGATACACGTGCCATGTGCAGCACGAGGGGCTGCCAGAGCCCCTCACCCTGAGATGGG GGCCATCTTCCCAGCCCACCATCCCCATCGTGGGCATCGTTGCTGGCCTGGCTGTCCTGGCTGTCCTAGCTGTCCTAGGAGCTGTGATGGCTGTTGTGATGTGTAGGAGGAAGAGCTCAG GTGGAAAAGGAGGGAGCTGCTCTCAGGCTGCGT CCAGCAACAGTGCCCAGGGCTCTGATGAGTCTCTCATCGCTTGTAAAG CCTGA